One genomic segment of Vibrio sp. SCSIO 43136 includes these proteins:
- a CDS encoding phaC PHA synthase, whose translation MKKVLFTTLMAASLAAPVAMADSSGAMFSTLEGNNVPSNDAVGGVRLSVLHGKVSEVKGVDVSLLGMSETDKTTGLNFGLFFGGSKVNQEMKGVSLGLFNWNEGQAKGLNAGLVNYTNDVKGLNLSTVNYSQGHTMADVALVSISEKSNFQFGFFNKTKQIEGVQIGLLNCADNGFFKCFPIVNFAK comes from the coding sequence ATGAAGAAAGTACTATTCACAACTTTGATGGCTGCATCTTTAGCTGCGCCAGTGGCGATGGCTGATAGCTCAGGTGCAATGTTCTCAACGCTTGAAGGCAACAACGTGCCAAGCAATGATGCAGTGGGTGGTGTTCGTTTGTCAGTGCTTCACGGTAAAGTGAGTGAGGTTAAAGGTGTGGATGTCTCTTTACTGGGTATGTCTGAAACTGACAAAACAACTGGTCTAAACTTCGGTCTTTTCTTTGGTGGCTCGAAAGTAAACCAAGAAATGAAGGGTGTATCATTGGGCCTATTCAACTGGAACGAAGGTCAGGCGAAAGGCCTGAATGCAGGTCTAGTGAACTACACCAACGATGTGAAAGGTTTAAACCTTAGTACGGTGAACTACTCTCAAGGTCACACTATGGCTGACGTTGCTTTGGTGAGCATCTCAGAAAAATCGAATTTCCAGTTTGGTTTCTTTAACAAAACTAAGCAAATCGAAGGCGTGCAAATTGGTCTGCTGAACTGTGCGGACAACGGTTTCTTCAAGTGCTTCCCAATTGTTAACTTTGCGAAGTAA
- the gpsA gene encoding NAD(P)H-dependent glycerol-3-phosphate dehydrogenase, which produces MDTLDKDVYGKEVAMTVIGAGSYGTSLAISLARNGANVVIWGHEEDHMQRLEADRANHEFLPGIDFPPSLIVESDLEKAVKASRDILVVVPSHVFGIVLNSLKPHLRDDTRICWATKGLEPETGRLLKEVAHDVIGEDLPLAVLSGPTFAKELAMGMPTAISVASPNAQFVKDLQEKIHCSKTFRVYANSDFIGMQLGGAVKNVIAIGAGMSDGIGFGANARTALITRGLAEMTRLGLALGAQQETFMGMAGLGDLVLTCTDNQSRNRRFGLALGQGKDVDTAQEEIGQVVEGYRNTKEVWMLAQRMGVEMPIVDQIYQVLYQDKDARAAAQDLLARDKKAEA; this is translated from the coding sequence ATGGATACTCTCGATAAAGATGTATATGGCAAAGAAGTCGCAATGACAGTCATTGGTGCGGGTTCTTACGGCACTTCTTTGGCGATTTCTTTGGCTCGTAACGGCGCAAATGTCGTGATTTGGGGGCATGAAGAGGATCATATGCAGCGCCTTGAAGCCGATCGTGCCAACCATGAGTTTCTGCCGGGGATTGATTTTCCTCCATCGCTGATTGTTGAGTCTGATCTTGAGAAAGCCGTCAAAGCCAGCCGTGATATCTTGGTGGTGGTGCCAAGCCACGTGTTTGGCATTGTGCTTAACAGCCTAAAACCTCATTTGCGTGATGACACACGAATCTGTTGGGCGACGAAAGGACTGGAGCCTGAAACCGGTCGTTTGCTTAAAGAGGTGGCGCACGACGTTATTGGTGAAGACTTGCCTTTAGCGGTACTGTCTGGCCCGACGTTTGCCAAAGAGCTGGCGATGGGAATGCCGACTGCGATTTCAGTGGCTTCTCCGAATGCGCAGTTTGTTAAAGATCTACAAGAGAAAATTCACTGCAGCAAAACCTTCCGTGTGTATGCCAACAGTGATTTCATCGGCATGCAACTTGGTGGTGCGGTAAAGAACGTGATTGCGATTGGCGCTGGTATGTCTGACGGCATCGGCTTTGGGGCCAATGCTCGCACAGCATTGATTACTCGCGGTCTTGCTGAGATGACTCGTCTGGGCTTAGCGCTTGGTGCGCAGCAAGAGACTTTCATGGGCATGGCGGGCTTGGGCGATTTGGTGCTCACCTGTACTGACAACCAATCGCGTAACCGTCGTTTTGGCTTGGCGCTTGGTCAAGGTAAAGACGTGGATACAGCGCAAGAGGAAATTGGTCAGGTGGTAGAAGGGTATCGCAACACCAAAGAAGTTTGGATGCTTGCTCAACGCATGGGCGTTGAAATGCCAATAGTTGACCAAATCTATCAAGTACTGTATCAAGACAAAGATGCACGAGCAGCGGCGCAAGACTTGCTCGCTCGTGATAAGAAAGCAGAAGCATAA
- the gpmM gene encoding 2,3-bisphosphoglycerate-independent phosphoglycerate mutase, which produces MSAKKPMALVILDGWGYREDKASNAIANAKTPVMDELFANHPNTLISASGMDVGLPDGQMGNSEVGHTNIGAGRVVYQDLTRITKSIQDGEFEQTEALVAAMDKAIAAGKAVHLMGLMSPGGVHSHEDHIYAAVKMAAARGAEKIYLHCFLDGRDTPPRSAEGSLKRFDELFAELGKGRVASLVGRYYAMDRDNNWDRVQVAYDLLTQGKGEFTFDSAVEGLEAAYAREENDEFVKATALQAEGQESAAIEDGDAVIFMNYRADRARQITRTFVPAFDGFERAKFPAIEFVMLTQYAADIPLSIAFPPASLENTFGEWLSKEGKTQLRISETEKYAHVTFFFNGGVEKEFEGEERQLVASPKVATYDLQPEMSSEELTEKMVAAIKSGKYDTIICNYPNPDMVGHTGVYEAAEQAIEAIDGCIEKVVAAIKEVDGQMLITADHGNAEMMVDPETGGTHTAHTNLPVPLLYVGNKDLDFVEGGKLSDLAPTMLQLTDMPIPAEMSGQVIVNLK; this is translated from the coding sequence ATGTCAGCTAAGAAGCCAATGGCTCTAGTGATTCTCGATGGTTGGGGATACCGTGAAGATAAAGCAAGCAACGCAATTGCGAATGCCAAGACTCCGGTTATGGATGAACTTTTTGCAAACCACCCAAATACACTGATCTCTGCATCAGGTATGGATGTGGGTCTGCCTGATGGCCAAATGGGTAACTCTGAAGTGGGTCACACCAACATCGGCGCAGGTCGCGTGGTATACCAAGACCTAACTCGCATCACCAAATCAATTCAAGACGGCGAGTTCGAGCAAACTGAAGCGCTTGTTGCAGCAATGGACAAAGCAATCGCAGCAGGTAAAGCTGTTCACCTAATGGGCCTAATGTCTCCAGGTGGCGTACACAGCCACGAAGACCACATCTACGCTGCTGTTAAAATGGCTGCTGCACGTGGCGCTGAGAAGATCTACCTACACTGCTTCCTAGACGGTCGTGACACACCGCCACGCAGCGCTGAAGGCTCCCTGAAACGCTTCGACGAGCTATTTGCAGAGCTTGGTAAAGGCCGTGTCGCTTCTCTTGTTGGTCGTTACTACGCTATGGACCGTGACAACAACTGGGACCGTGTTCAAGTTGCTTACGATCTACTAACTCAAGGCAAAGGTGAGTTTACTTTCGACAGTGCTGTTGAAGGTCTAGAAGCAGCTTACGCTCGTGAAGAAAACGATGAGTTTGTTAAAGCAACAGCACTACAAGCTGAAGGCCAAGAGTCTGCGGCTATCGAAGATGGCGATGCTGTGATCTTCATGAACTACCGTGCTGACCGTGCTCGCCAGATCACTCGTACTTTTGTACCAGCATTCGATGGTTTCGAGCGTGCGAAATTCCCAGCAATCGAATTTGTGATGCTAACGCAATACGCAGCAGACATCCCGCTTTCAATCGCATTCCCACCAGCATCGCTTGAGAACACATTTGGCGAGTGGCTATCGAAAGAAGGCAAAACTCAGCTACGTATCTCTGAAACTGAGAAATACGCTCACGTAACTTTCTTCTTCAACGGCGGTGTTGAAAAAGAGTTTGAAGGCGAAGAGCGTCAGCTTGTTGCTTCACCAAAAGTTGCCACTTACGACCTACAGCCAGAGATGAGCTCAGAAGAGCTGACTGAAAAAATGGTTGCAGCGATCAAGTCAGGCAAATACGACACCATCATCTGTAACTACCCTAACCCAGACATGGTAGGCCACACAGGTGTTTACGAAGCGGCTGAGCAAGCGATTGAAGCCATCGACGGCTGCATCGAGAAAGTGGTAGCAGCAATCAAAGAAGTGGACGGCCAGATGCTGATCACCGCTGACCACGGCAACGCAGAAATGATGGTTGACCCAGAAACAGGCGGCACTCACACAGCGCACACCAACCTACCAGTACCTCTACTATACGTAGGTAACAAAGACCTAGACTTCGTTGAAGGTGGTAAACTGTCTGACCTAGCACCAACCATGCTACAGCTAACAGATATGCCAATTCCAGCCGAGATGTCTGGTCAGGTGATTGTTAATCTGAAATAA
- a CDS encoding rhodanese-like domain-containing protein — protein sequence MQEYIDFISQNMIMAVIWIGLVVALIMNIVKTKTAGYTEIGPAELTQFINKEDGVVVDVRSKDEFKAGHITGAVHILPSDIKNGSVASLEKYKSSPITVVCKTGQTAIESANELNKAGFEQVYLLRNGLVAWNEANMPLIRGKK from the coding sequence ATGCAAGAGTATATCGATTTTATTTCACAGAATATGATTATGGCGGTGATTTGGATAGGTCTAGTAGTAGCCCTAATCATGAACATCGTAAAAACAAAAACAGCGGGCTACACAGAAATTGGTCCAGCTGAGCTGACACAGTTCATCAACAAAGAAGATGGTGTTGTGGTAGACGTTCGTTCGAAAGACGAGTTTAAAGCGGGTCATATTACGGGCGCAGTTCACATTTTGCCGTCTGATATCAAAAATGGTTCGGTTGCTAGCCTTGAAAAATATAAGTCGAGCCCAATTACAGTGGTATGTAAGACCGGTCAGACTGCAATTGAAAGTGCTAATGAGCTAAACAAAGCAGGTTTTGAACAAGTTTACCTACTGCGTAATGGCCTAGTTGCTTGGAACGAAGCAAACATGCCGCTTATCCGTGGTAAGAAGTAA
- a CDS encoding MATE family efflux transporter translates to MSDKHGLLTAPIAEVLRRMTVPMTFGMIAILMFNLVDTFFISLLGTQALAAISFTFPVTFAVNCITMGIGIGLSTNIGRLLGQGDNRNAARFATHGLILAVTLVICASFIGIVTTGPLFSLLGAEASLIPLIEQYMWVWYLSVPLLVIPMAGNSAIRATGDTATPAKIMMLAGLINGVLDPLLIFGIGPFPELGIQGAAIASAVSWLGALIGSLYILIKRERLLSLPNAKIIDDCKQILKIGTPAALSNAMNPLSGAIIMMMLASHGTAAVAAYGAAQRVESILILVLMALTSTLTPFMAQNLGANNPERSFEGLFLSMRFSIAFQLVIFVMMVPLSIPISLLFSQEQQVQDLLWHYLLFVPASYGFLGVTMMLVSALNAMHKPLWAFGWSAMRLFVFTIPSAWVGSLYHGIEGLFIGLALGNVIGGVFGYLYALKERRMALT, encoded by the coding sequence ATGTCAGATAAACATGGATTGCTAACCGCACCCATTGCCGAAGTCTTGCGCCGTATGACGGTGCCTATGACCTTTGGCATGATAGCGATCTTGATGTTTAACTTAGTGGATACCTTCTTCATTTCACTGCTTGGCACTCAAGCACTTGCGGCAATTAGCTTTACCTTTCCGGTCACCTTCGCCGTTAACTGCATCACGATGGGCATAGGGATTGGGCTTTCGACTAACATCGGTCGGTTGCTGGGCCAAGGCGATAACCGCAACGCAGCGAGATTTGCCACCCACGGATTAATCCTGGCGGTGACCTTGGTCATTTGTGCATCCTTTATCGGCATCGTGACCACAGGGCCATTGTTCTCATTGCTTGGAGCAGAAGCGTCACTCATCCCACTTATCGAGCAATATATGTGGGTGTGGTATCTCAGTGTGCCACTGCTAGTGATACCAATGGCTGGCAATAGCGCCATTCGCGCCACTGGAGATACCGCAACCCCAGCAAAAATCATGATGCTGGCAGGGCTTATCAATGGTGTGCTCGATCCGCTGCTGATCTTTGGTATTGGCCCCTTTCCCGAACTTGGTATTCAAGGGGCAGCCATAGCCAGTGCAGTCAGCTGGTTAGGCGCTTTAATAGGTTCGCTGTACATATTAATCAAACGCGAACGCTTGCTCTCATTGCCTAACGCAAAAATCATCGATGACTGTAAACAGATTCTAAAAATCGGTACACCAGCGGCACTCTCCAACGCGATGAATCCTCTAAGTGGCGCAATTATTATGATGATGCTGGCCAGTCACGGAACGGCAGCAGTTGCGGCTTACGGTGCAGCTCAGCGAGTCGAGTCCATTTTGATTCTAGTGTTGATGGCACTGACTTCCACCCTCACCCCATTTATGGCGCAAAACTTAGGTGCAAATAACCCTGAGCGTAGCTTTGAAGGGCTGTTCCTCAGCATGCGTTTTTCAATTGCCTTTCAGCTAGTAATTTTCGTGATGATGGTGCCACTGAGCATCCCAATCTCACTGCTGTTCTCTCAAGAGCAACAAGTACAAGATCTGCTTTGGCATTACTTACTGTTCGTGCCAGCAAGCTACGGGTTCTTGGGAGTGACGATGATGTTAGTCAGTGCGCTCAATGCGATGCATAAACCATTGTGGGCTTTTGGTTGGAGTGCGATGCGTCTATTCGTATTTACCATTCCTAGCGCTTGGGTTGGCAGCCTTTATCACGGCATTGAAGGACTGTTTATCGGCTTAGCCTTGGGTAATGTTATTGGTGGTGTTTTTGGGTATCTCTATGCACTAAAAGAGCGCCGTATGGCGCTCACTTAA
- the groL gene encoding chaperonin GroEL (60 kDa chaperone family; promotes refolding of misfolded polypeptides especially under stressful conditions; forms two stacked rings of heptamers to form a barrel-shaped 14mer; ends can be capped by GroES; misfolded proteins enter the barrel where they are refolded when GroES binds), which translates to MAAKDVKFGNDARVKMLEGVNVLADAVKVTLGPKGRNVVLDKSFGAPTITKDGVSVAREIELEDKFQNMGAQMVKEVASQANDAAGDGTTTATVLAQAIVNEGLKSVAAGMNPMDLKRGIDKAVAAAVEELKALSVPCADTKAIAQVGTISANSDESVGNIIAEAMERVGRDGVITVEEGQALQDELDVVEGMQFDRGYLSPYFINNQEAGSVDLENPFVLLVDKKVSNIRELLPTLEAVAKASRPLLIIAEDVEGEALATLVVNNMRGIVKVAAVKAPGFGDRRKAMLQDIAILTGGTVISEEIGLELEKVALEDLGQAKRISITKENTTIIDGVGEEAMIQGRVAQIRQQIEDATSDYDKEKLQERVAKLAGGVAVIKVGAATEVEMKEKKDRVEDALHATRAAVEEGVVAGGGVALIRVAHKIAGLEGSNEEQNVGIRVALRAMEAPIRQITSNAGDEESVVANNVKGGEGSYGYNAATGEYGDMIAMGILDPTKVTRSALQFAASVAGLMITTEAMVTDLPQKDAPAMPDMGGMGGMGGMPGMM; encoded by the coding sequence ATGGCTGCTAAAGACGTTAAATTTGGTAACGACGCACGAGTTAAAATGCTAGAAGGTGTAAACGTTCTAGCTGACGCAGTAAAAGTAACACTAGGTCCTAAAGGCCGTAACGTAGTTCTAGACAAATCATTTGGCGCACCAACCATCACTAAAGATGGTGTTTCTGTTGCACGTGAGATCGAACTTGAAGACAAGTTCCAAAACATGGGCGCACAGATGGTGAAGGAAGTGGCGTCTCAAGCAAACGACGCTGCAGGTGATGGTACGACAACAGCAACCGTACTAGCACAAGCTATCGTAAACGAAGGTCTTAAGTCAGTAGCCGCTGGCATGAACCCAATGGATCTTAAGCGCGGCATCGACAAAGCAGTAGCTGCTGCCGTTGAAGAGCTTAAAGCACTTTCTGTTCCATGTGCTGATACTAAAGCTATCGCACAGGTAGGTACTATCTCTGCAAACTCTGATGAGAGTGTAGGTAACATCATCGCTGAAGCGATGGAGCGTGTAGGTCGTGATGGTGTAATCACTGTTGAAGAAGGTCAAGCACTTCAAGACGAGCTAGACGTGGTTGAAGGTATGCAGTTTGACCGCGGTTACCTATCTCCTTACTTCATCAACAACCAAGAAGCGGGCTCTGTTGATCTAGAAAACCCATTCGTTCTTCTAGTAGACAAGAAAGTTTCGAACATCCGTGAACTTCTTCCTACTCTAGAAGCTGTTGCTAAAGCGTCTCGTCCACTGCTAATCATCGCAGAAGACGTAGAAGGTGAAGCTCTAGCAACACTAGTTGTGAACAACATGCGTGGCATCGTGAAAGTGGCTGCGGTTAAAGCGCCTGGTTTCGGTGACCGTCGTAAAGCTATGCTTCAAGACATCGCTATCCTAACTGGTGGTACTGTGATCTCTGAAGAGATCGGTCTAGAGCTTGAGAAAGTAGCACTAGAAGACCTAGGTCAAGCGAAGCGCATCTCTATCACTAAAGAAAACACTACTATCATCGATGGTGTGGGTGAAGAAGCGATGATCCAAGGCCGTGTGGCTCAGATCCGTCAACAAATCGAAGACGCAACTTCAGACTACGACAAAGAGAAACTGCAAGAGCGTGTGGCTAAACTAGCTGGCGGTGTTGCAGTAATCAAAGTTGGTGCAGCCACTGAAGTTGAGATGAAAGAGAAGAAAGACCGCGTAGAAGACGCGCTTCACGCAACTCGCGCAGCGGTTGAAGAAGGTGTGGTTGCTGGTGGTGGTGTAGCGCTTATCCGTGTTGCACACAAGATTGCTGGTCTTGAAGGCAGCAACGAGGAGCAAAACGTTGGTATCCGTGTTGCACTACGTGCAATGGAAGCGCCAATCCGTCAAATCACAAGCAACGCTGGTGACGAAGAGTCAGTAGTAGCAAACAACGTGAAAGGCGGCGAAGGCTCTTACGGCTACAACGCAGCAACAGGCGAATACGGCGACATGATCGCAATGGGTATCCTAGACCCAACCAAAGTAACTCGCTCTGCACTTCAGTTCGCAGCATCTGTTGCTGGTCTTATGATCACAACCGAAGCGATGGTAACTGACCTACCACAGAAAGACGCTCCAGCAATGCCTGATATGGGCGGCATGGGTGGTATGGGCGGCATGCCAGGCATGATGTGA
- the epmB gene encoding EF-P beta-lysylation protein EpmB, whose protein sequence is MPHIITRNAPTVEQNWLQQLANAITDPNELLKQLEIDPTPWQKGLAARELFAMRVPQSFVERMEKGNPNDPLLRQVLPLIEEFDTPVGYNADPLQEQDNEQPGLLHKYKNRALLILKGGCAVNCRYCFRRHFPYQDNKGSKSVWQQSLDYIIEHTELNEVILSGGDPLMAKDSELQWLIERIEQISHIRTLRIHTRLPVVIPARITNELCQMLAGSRLNTVLVTHVNHANEICPEFRAKMAELKQTGTTLLNQGVMLKGVNDSVQAQVALSESLFDAGILPYYLHVLDKVQGAAHYFISDQEAKTIMREVMTQVSGYLVPKLTREIGGRSSKTPLDLHLE, encoded by the coding sequence ATGCCGCACATCATAACCCGAAATGCCCCAACTGTTGAGCAAAACTGGCTTCAACAGCTAGCGAATGCGATCACAGATCCCAATGAGCTGTTAAAACAGCTAGAGATCGATCCCACGCCATGGCAAAAAGGGTTGGCTGCACGAGAGCTGTTCGCAATGCGAGTCCCTCAAAGCTTTGTTGAGAGAATGGAAAAAGGCAACCCAAATGATCCATTGCTGCGTCAGGTGCTGCCTCTGATTGAAGAGTTCGATACACCCGTAGGCTACAACGCCGACCCACTGCAAGAGCAAGACAATGAGCAACCGGGGCTGCTGCACAAATACAAAAACCGAGCGCTGCTGATCTTAAAAGGCGGCTGTGCGGTAAATTGCCGCTACTGTTTCCGTCGTCACTTCCCTTATCAAGACAACAAAGGGTCCAAATCTGTGTGGCAGCAAAGTTTGGATTACATCATTGAGCACACTGAATTAAACGAGGTGATCTTATCGGGCGGTGACCCACTGATGGCCAAAGATAGCGAACTGCAATGGTTGATTGAACGCATCGAGCAGATTTCACATATTCGTACCCTACGCATTCATACTCGCTTACCTGTGGTTATCCCAGCTCGAATCACCAATGAGCTATGTCAAATGCTTGCAGGGAGCCGCTTGAACACCGTTTTGGTAACCCACGTTAACCATGCCAATGAGATTTGCCCTGAGTTCAGAGCCAAAATGGCTGAGCTAAAACAAACAGGGACCACCTTGCTCAACCAAGGCGTGATGCTAAAAGGAGTGAATGATTCCGTTCAAGCGCAAGTAGCGTTAAGTGAATCTTTGTTTGACGCAGGCATTCTCCCCTACTATCTGCACGTGTTAGATAAGGTTCAGGGCGCAGCGCATTACTTTATATCTGACCAAGAAGCCAAAACGATTATGCGTGAGGTAATGACACAAGTGTCGGGGTATTTAGTGCCAAAGCTGACACGTGAGATTGGTGGGCGTAGCAGTAAGACACCGCTGGATTTGCATTTAGAGTAG
- a CDS encoding co-chaperone GroES yields the protein MNIRPLHDRVIVERQEVESKSAGGIVLTGSAAEKSTRGTVLAVGKGRILENGTVQPLDVKVGDTVIFAEGYATKSEKIDGKEVLIMSENDIMAIVE from the coding sequence ATGAACATTCGTCCTTTACATGACCGAGTTATCGTTGAACGCCAAGAAGTTGAATCTAAGTCTGCTGGCGGCATCGTTCTGACTGGTTCTGCTGCGGAAAAATCAACTCGTGGTACCGTTCTAGCTGTTGGCAAAGGCCGCATCCTAGAGAATGGCACAGTACAACCGCTGGACGTGAAAGTTGGTGATACCGTTATCTTCGCAGAAGGTTACGCAACTAAGTCTGAGAAAATCGACGGCAAAGAAGTGCTGATCATGTCTGAGAACGACATCATGGCAATCGTTGAATAA
- a CDS encoding nucleotidyltransferase domain-containing protein, with the protein MINLREKDRARVCQIAQQTLCSGSELWAYGSRVKGTNRPYSDLDLALITPENGQNDIAEFKHALQHSNIPIFVQVMPWELIPESFKDNILQRYEVLCTVA; encoded by the coding sequence ATGATTAATTTACGAGAAAAAGATCGTGCAAGAGTATGTCAAATTGCTCAACAGACCTTGTGTTCCGGTAGTGAGTTGTGGGCATACGGTAGCCGAGTGAAAGGAACGAATCGTCCATATAGCGACTTGGACTTGGCTCTAATAACCCCAGAAAATGGCCAAAACGATATCGCCGAGTTTAAACACGCCCTGCAACATTCGAATATTCCCATCTTTGTGCAAGTTATGCCGTGGGAGCTCATCCCCGAATCTTTTAAAGACAATATTTTGCAGCGATATGAAGTGTTGTGCACTGTCGCTTAA
- the cysE gene encoding serine O-acetyltransferase produces MKVCEKQVVWKAVVEEARKMAEEEPMLASFYHATIINHDSLAAALSYILANKLKTSSMPAMAVREVIEMAFKEDPSISSAAACDICAVVNRDPAVAMYSMPLLYLKGYHALQGYRVANWLWGQGRKALATYLQNQISVACQVDIHPAAQIGKGIMLDHATGIVIGETAVVENDVSILQDVTLGGTGKESGDRHPKIREGVMIGAGAKILGNIEVGVGAKIGSCSVVLQPVPAHTTAAGVPAKIVGRPKSEMPAMDMDQNFNGKSQTFTGGDGI; encoded by the coding sequence ATGAAAGTTTGTGAGAAGCAAGTGGTATGGAAAGCGGTCGTTGAAGAAGCGCGTAAAATGGCGGAAGAAGAGCCAATGTTGGCGAGCTTCTATCATGCAACCATCATTAACCACGACAGTTTGGCTGCAGCGCTAAGCTATATTCTCGCAAACAAGCTCAAAACCAGCTCGATGCCAGCAATGGCGGTGCGAGAAGTAATTGAGATGGCGTTTAAAGAAGATCCATCCATTTCTAGCGCCGCTGCATGCGATATCTGTGCGGTCGTGAATCGAGATCCTGCCGTTGCTATGTATTCGATGCCACTGCTTTATTTAAAAGGTTATCACGCACTGCAAGGTTATCGAGTGGCTAACTGGCTTTGGGGTCAAGGCAGAAAAGCGTTAGCGACTTACCTGCAAAACCAAATCTCAGTTGCGTGTCAGGTAGATATTCACCCAGCAGCCCAAATTGGTAAGGGCATTATGCTCGACCACGCCACTGGCATCGTTATCGGCGAAACTGCGGTGGTTGAGAATGATGTATCGATTTTGCAAGACGTAACACTGGGTGGTACTGGTAAAGAGAGTGGTGACCGTCACCCGAAAATACGTGAAGGCGTGATGATTGGGGCAGGGGCGAAGATCCTCGGTAATATCGAAGTTGGGGTTGGCGCTAAAATTGGCTCTTGCTCTGTGGTGTTGCAGCCAGTACCCGCTCACACTACTGCGGCGGGGGTTCCTGCTAAAATTGTCGGTCGACCTAAGTCAGAGATGCCAGCAATGGATATGGACCAAAACTTCAATGGTAAGTCACAGACCTTTACGGGTGGTGATGGGATTTAG
- the secB gene encoding protein-export chaperone SecB encodes MAEAAPQEQQNFAIQRIFLKDVSFEAPNSPDMFQKEWNPDVKLDLDTQSRELGQGVYEVVLRLTVTVKNEEETAFLCEVQQGGIFSADNMEAGQLAHCLGAFCPNILFPYARETISSLVVKGTFPQLNLAPVNFDALFMNYLQNQAEGQAEA; translated from the coding sequence ATGGCTGAAGCAGCACCTCAAGAACAACAGAACTTTGCGATTCAACGTATCTTTCTAAAAGACGTTTCTTTTGAAGCGCCTAACTCTCCAGACATGTTCCAAAAAGAGTGGAACCCAGATGTAAAACTGGATCTAGATACGCAAAGCCGTGAGCTAGGCCAAGGTGTTTACGAAGTGGTTCTACGTCTTACAGTAACTGTTAAAAACGAAGAAGAAACAGCGTTCCTATGTGAAGTTCAGCAAGGCGGTATCTTCTCAGCAGACAACATGGAAGCAGGCCAGCTAGCGCATTGCCTAGGTGCATTCTGCCCGAACATCCTGTTCCCATACGCTCGTGAAACTATCTCAAGCCTAGTAGTTAAGGGTACTTTCCCTCAACTGAACCTTGCGCCAGTAAACTTTGACGCTCTGTTCATGAACTACCTACAAAACCAAGCTGAAGGTCAAGCAGAAGCTTAA
- a CDS encoding nucleotidyltransferase substrate binding protein: protein MINTDFYLKCIQTLEKAHTLTVQAQPDSIEYEMFRSACVKEFEILLEQSGKLLKLCLRPYLHSHSAADKLFYKDIFRKAAQFGLLSMEEVERWLEYRDNRNNTAHDYGVKFADTTLALLPSFIEDCKRLESLFRQQSYD, encoded by the coding sequence ATGATTAACACAGACTTTTATCTTAAATGCATTCAAACCCTCGAAAAAGCACATACTTTGACGGTGCAGGCGCAGCCAGACTCTATCGAGTATGAAATGTTTCGCTCAGCTTGTGTCAAAGAGTTTGAAATATTGCTAGAGCAGTCTGGTAAGCTATTAAAGCTGTGTCTACGTCCTTATCTTCATTCTCATAGCGCAGCAGATAAACTGTTTTATAAAGATATTTTTCGTAAAGCAGCTCAGTTTGGCCTGTTATCGATGGAAGAGGTTGAGCGCTGGTTAGAGTATCGCGACAATCGTAATAACACCGCTCACGACTATGGCGTTAAGTTTGCAGATACTACTTTAGCTCTGTTGCCGAGCTTTATTGAAGACTGTAAACGCCTTGAGAGTTTGTTTAGGCAGCAATCGTATGATTAA